DNA from Vibrio alfacsensis:
TGTACGACCAGTATGTTCGTCAACAATGACCACCTCACCGTCGTCATTGACGATGTAGTCTACGTTGCGTTCAAACAACACATGCGCACGAAGAGCAGCGTTAACGTGATGCAGTAAGCTAATGTTTGTTGGAGAGTAAAGCGTGTCGCCCTCTTCCATCAAACCATTCTTCACCATCAACTCTTCTACAAACTCTTGACCCGTTTCAGTCAAGTACACTTGCTTAGACTTCTCATCAACAGTGTAGTGACCATCCCCACGGTATTCTTCTGAATCTTCTTTATCTTGTTTTTGAAGGTGCGGAATAAGTAAGTTGATACGAGTGTACAGTTCAGAACTATCTTCAGCAGGGCCTGAAATAATAAGAGGGGTACGAGCTTCATCGATAAGGATCGAGTCCACCTCATCGACTACTGCGAAGAAACGCTCACGTTGAACACGGTCTTCATTGCGGAAAGCCATGTTGTCACGTAGGTAGTCAAAGCCAAACTCATTGTTTGTGCCGTAAAGGATGTCAGCTTGGTACGCTTCTTTCTTCGCTTGAGGAGGCATGTTTGGCACGTTAATGCCAACCGTCATACCAAGGAATTCAAATAATGGGCGGTTTGTCTCCGCGTCACGAGTTGCTAGGTAATCGTTCACCGTAACAACATGGACACCTTTACCTGGCAATGCGTTTAGGTAAGCAGGAAGAGTTGCAGTTAAAGTTTTACCTTCACCAGTACGCATTTCCGCGATTTGGCCTGCGTTCAGAACCATACCGCCGATAAGCTGTACGTCAAAGTGGCGCATACCGTAAACACGCTTAGATGCTTCACGAACCGTAGCAAAAGCTTCTGGAAGTAGCTTATCAAGAGTTTCGCCTTGCTCTAGACGCTCACGGAACTCAACAGTTTTCGCTTTTAGCTCTTCATCCGAAAGCGCTTCGAATGTTGGTTCGTAGTTATTGATCTCTTTTACAATTTTTCTAAGGCGGCGCAGTGTTCGGTCGTTGCGACTGCCAATAACTTTGTCAGTAGCTTAGTTATCATTTTTCGTGAATCTCTCTTTAATCAGACCGTTCCCGATCTACTCGTAATGCTTTCAGTCTCTACCAATTTGGAACTAAGAATACTGAGATAAATCATTTATCAAAGATATTGAGTTCAAACATCCATATTTCAAGGCTTAACTTTGAATCAATGAGGCTTAGTGTAAGGATTTTTCATCAATACAACCATAAATAGACGTATTTGTTTGAAGCACTCGGAAGTTTTTTAACAAAGTGATGACGGATTCGCCAGTATTTACCTGATACAGGGACGTAAACTTTGTCATTAAAAGCAATCCGATTCGGCCTACTGAATTCAAGATACCTAGTTGAGCTGAAAATAAAGGCCATAATGTAAACTATACCTAGGAAGAAAGCTGCTCTAGAATAACGGCAAGTCCACAAAATTAGATTTTACCTATGCGTGATCATCGCCCCACCTCAACAGACGATCTTATTGCCGAATCTCAGTTTAAGCAGATCCAAGAACACGCTGGAGATATCTTGCAACTCAATCAAGCACTGCAAGAGATCCTACCTAAAGGCACAGCAGATCACTGCCGGGTAGCCAATATCCGTAATGGACATTTGCTCATTGACGTGGCTAGCGCTTCATTAAAGATGAAGATCGACTACGATCGCCTTATGATCCTCAATAAACTGAGAACACAAGGCTACGCGAAGCTAATGAGTGTCGAGGTAAGAATCAACCCATCTTTGTATCGGAATCGCTTTGAGCATGATGAGCGACCAAAACGCCCTCCACTAACAGAAGCCGCAGCTAACTCATTAATGATCATTGCGGATATGGCGCCACCTAAAATTCAAGAGCGTTTAAAACGATTGGCGGATATGGCCGAGAAGAAAAGCGATCTCTAATCTCTCACAATCTTAATCCAGTCAAATCGTGATGAGTACCAATCGTAGTAAATAACTGCCAGATACAAAAAAACCAGGCCGTAGCCTGGTTTTTTTTAATTCATTTGCGTCTGTAAATTACGCAAGCACCATGTTAGGTTCTGCAAAAGCCACTGGTGAGCCAACTTCTTCTTCGAATGTTGTCCATTCCCATGCTTCTTGATCAGCAAGAACAGCACGTAAAAGTTGGTTGTTTAAACCGTGACCTGATTTGTAAGCACGGAATTCGCCAATAATCGCATGACCACACATGTAAAGGTCACCAATTGCATCAAGTACTTTATGAGTAACAAACTCATTCTCAAAGCGGAGACCTTCTTCGTTAAGAATGCGGTAATCATCCAAAACGATCGCGTTATCAAAACTACCACCTAGAACAAGGTTCTGGGATTGTAAGTATTCAATATCTCGCATGAAACCGAACGTACGAGCACGAGAAATCTCGCGAACGAAACCTTGAGATGAAAAATCAAACATAAGACGTTGCTCGTCTGATTCAATCGCAGGGTGGTTAAAATCAATTTCGAAGTCCATACGGAAGCCGTTAAATGGAACAAACTCTGCCCACTTATCGCCATCTTCAAAACGAACTGGTTTCTTAATACGAATAAAACGCTTAGGTGCATTTTGTGTTTCGATACCGGCTTGTTGAAGCAAGTACACGAATGGGCTTGCACTGCCATCCATAATAGGAATTTCAGGTGCATCAACTTCAACAACAATGTTGTCGATACCCATACCAGCAAGTGCCGCATTCAAATGCTCAACAGTAGAGATACGAATGCCTTGATCGTTAACTAATGCTGTACATAGCATTGTGTCACGAACAGATGCCGGATCAGCTGGAAAATCTACAGGTGGATTTACATCTGTACGACGGTAAATGATACCTGTATTTGCAGCAGCTGGGCGCAGAGTAAGTGTGACTTTACGACCAGAGTGGAGACCCACACCAGTTGTTTTCACTATTTCTTTCAGAGTACGTTGTCTGATCATCTGCTTGCCTCTCTAAAAAATGCTACAAAACACGGCCGTCTGTAACGTCGACCGTGAATGCTACCATAATTTTGAGCCATGTCAAATTTACGGGTTAAAGATTAATCAGCCTGACGACGCAAAAATGCCGGTATATCTAAATAGCCGCTTTCTTTCTCTTGCTTAGGTGCTGCTGACGTTTGACTAGCAGGAACCGAAGAAGAAACGGTATTTGTAGACTGAGGAGTTACCTGTGCTTTCTCTTGCATTGGAGTAGACTGCAAAGTCTGTGCCGGTTTCTCTTCAGCTTGCGGTGCGACTATTTGCTGTTGCACTTGTGGTGCCGCTGTCGGTGCCACTTTCGCCTTACCACCAGCCACTAGTGTAATATCAGGCTTTTTCTCGTTACCGATACCAGTCGCTACTACTGTTACACGGATTTCGTCTGTCATATCTGGATCTAGAGAAGTACCGATAACCACTGTCGCATTGTCAGAAGCAAATGCTTTCACTGTGTTACCCACTGTCTCAAACTCATCAAGACGCATATCCAAACCAGCAGTGATGTTAACTAGAACACCACGCGCGCCCGCTAGATCGATATCTTCTAGAAGTGGGCTAGAAATTGCCATTTCAGCCGCTTCTTCTGCACGGTCTTCGCCTTTCGCGATGCCGCTACCCATCATTGCATGCCCCATTTCAGACATCACTGTACGTACGTCTGCGAAGTCGACGTTGATCATGCCTGGGCGAGTAATCAGCTCTGCAATACCTTGAACGGCATTTTTAAGAACGTCGTTCGCGCTTGCAAAAGCTTCTAGTAGCGTTACACCACGACCAAGAACTTTCAGCAATTTCTCGTTTGGAATTGTGATCAATGAATCGACATGCTTAGACAGCTCATCAATACCTTGCTCTGCAAATGCCAAACGCTTTTTGCCTTCAAAGCTGAACGGTTTTGTTACAACCGCAACAGTCAGAATGCCAAGCTCTTTTGCCACTTCAGCAATAACAGGTGCTGCACCAGTACCTGTACCACCACCCATACCTGCTGCGATAAACACCATATCGGCACCAGTTAGGGAATCTTTAATTCTGTCTCTGTCTTCGAGAGCTGCCTCACGGCCGACCTGAGGGTTTGCACCGGCACCCAGACCTTTAGTGATATCACCACCAATCTGGATGACATTGCCAACGCTTGTCTTACGAAGTGCTTGCGCATCAGTGTTGACGCTGATGAATTCCACTCCTTCGATGGATTCACGCACCATGTGTTCAACAGCGTTACCACCGCCGCCACCAACCCCAACGACCTTGATTACTGCATCGTCAGACATTTCCATCATCGGTTCAAACATGTGTTGTCTCCGTTTATCCTGCAACTCAGGTTAAAACTCATTTTTTATCCAATTACGCAGTTTACCGATAAAGCCAGTAACTGACGACGATGAACGCTTAGGTTCATTATAATCGCTATCGTCACTAGACTGCATATCTCTTGCGTAATGAAGTAATCCAACAGCCGTAGAATGATACGGCTCTTTTACATAGTCAGTAAGCCCACTAACTTCCAGCGGCTTGCCAACCCTAACTTGATTACGGAATACGCGTTCCGCACATTCTACCACTCCTTCGATTTGCGCTGCGCCGCCGGTGAGTACAACACCCGCAGCGAGATGGTGCTTAATACCCTCTTCGCGCAATTTCGCTTGTACAGAGTCGATAGTTTGGTTAACCAGTCCCATTAGCTCTGAATATCGTGGTTCAATCACTTCCGACAAGGTCTGACGTTGCAGACTACGAGAAGGTCGACCACCAACGCTCGGAACATTAACCGTGTCATCCTTACTGACCAGTTCACTAAGGGCACAACCATATTTGACTTTAATTTCTTCGGCATCACTCACCGGTGTACCAAAAGCAAAAGCAATATCGCTAGTAACCGCATTTCCTGCGTAAGAAAATACTTCCGTATGGCGAAGTGCGCCGCCGGTCCAGATAGAAACATCCATCGTGCCTGCGCCAATATCAACCACACAAACCCCAAGCTCTCTTTCATCCTCGGTGATTACTGCATTACTTGCAGCAAGCCCAGAAAATACGAGTTGCTCAACTTTCAGGCCGCAGCGTTCTACTGCCTTAATAATGTTGCGTGCCATATCATTATGACAGGAGATCAAATGGACACTCACTTCCATTCTTACTCCAGATAAGCCAAGCGGGTTTTTAATGCCCTCTTGGTAATCGATGGTGAACTCTTGAGGAATTACGTGAAGAATTCTCTGCTCATCACCGATTTTAATCGATTTTGCGGTATGGATAGCGCGATCCATATCTTCTTGAGAGACTTCCTCATCCGATATGGTGCCCATGCCTTTCTCAATTCGGCTTGCGATATGTTTACCAGACAACGAAATGAATACTCGACTAATTTGGCATTCTGCCATTAGCTCAGCTTGATCAATTGCGCGTTGTACTGATTTTACAACCGATTCCAAATCGTTCACGCCGCCTTTATCCATGCCGCGTGATGGGCTGCTACCCGAACCAATAATGTTGATTTGGCCATCCGGTAGAATTTCGCCCACTAGAGCTGAAACGGTTGCAGTGCCTATATCAAGGCCAACAATAATATTGTCATCAGCGACCTTAGTCATCTGTACTCTCTTGTTCTAACTCATGTTCAGGAAACCAGCCAACCGCGGCTCCTGTATCGTACCTGAGGTCGATATAACTGATTCTTTGCGTATCACTGCCAAGCTTGTTATAGAGCAAAATAAAGCGCTCTATACGCTCATCCAGTGACTCTTTACCAAGCTCTAGTCGAATACCGTTATCAAGGATGATTTGCCAAGCTCGTCGCTCATTCAAAACGAGAGACGATATAGCTAAACCTAATTTTTGAAATTTCGGTCGAAGTTCGCGGTAGGTTTGCAAGACTTCCGGCCCAGTTTCTTTAGGTCCATATAACTTAACTTTCTCTTCCTTTAGTAGGCCGACATCCCCCTCAAATACAAAACCGTTGCCATCCAACAGTTCAATACCATTCCAAATGGCTTCAGGGTGATGCTCTGTCAAAAATACTTTTACCGTATCTGGCCACTGTTTTCGTATGGCTGCATGAGCAACCCACGGTAGTGCTTCGACGCTTTGTTGCAGCACATCGATATCTTGCGACATAAACGTACCGATATGGTCGATATTGCCAAATGCCGATTGGACATCGTCCGCAGTGACATACTCCAGTTTACCCTGAAGTACTATTTTGGAGAGAGGTAACCTTTGGTCATCCCACATCCAACTGATCGCTGAGTACAAAACGGAACTAATTAAGGTCACAACGATGACGAAAAATACCGCACCCAAGAGTTTCTCTTGGCGACCTCGGTTATGATCCGATTTAGGCCGCTCTTCATTCAGTGCTACATTCAACAACGTTTTCGTTTCCTGATTTTGCCCCATCCTTTTACTGTCATACGTTGCAGCAGTAAAAGTATTGACTATAACCTTGGGATTATACTGAGCTCTTGTAAACTATCAAACACTGATAGCGATAATTCACAACGTTCTTGACGCAAAATCGAGATCTAGGTCTTTCTCTGAGCTTTGCGTCAGATTTCACTACTGCTCAAGCATCTTATTAACATTCAACTCAAGAGCGGCAAGCTGTTTGGCCACTTTACCAACATCCCCTGCTCCTTGAGTCAAGATCAAGTCGCCATCTTGTATAACGTTAGCCAAAACAGACGGTAATTGCTCAATTTCTGGAACAAAAATTGGATCTATCTTGCCTCG
Protein-coding regions in this window:
- a CDS encoding DUF721 domain-containing protein produces the protein MRDHRPTSTDDLIAESQFKQIQEHAGDILQLNQALQEILPKGTADHCRVANIRNGHLLIDVASASLKMKIDYDRLMILNKLRTQGYAKLMSVEVRINPSLYRNRFEHDERPKRPPLTEAAANSLMIIADMAPPKIQERLKRLADMAEKKSDL
- the lpxC gene encoding UDP-3-O-acyl-N-acetylglucosamine deacetylase, whose translation is MIRQRTLKEIVKTTGVGLHSGRKVTLTLRPAAANTGIIYRRTDVNPPVDFPADPASVRDTMLCTALVNDQGIRISTVEHLNAALAGMGIDNIVVEVDAPEIPIMDGSASPFVYLLQQAGIETQNAPKRFIRIKKPVRFEDGDKWAEFVPFNGFRMDFEIDFNHPAIESDEQRLMFDFSSQGFVREISRARTFGFMRDIEYLQSQNLVLGGSFDNAIVLDDYRILNEEGLRFENEFVTHKVLDAIGDLYMCGHAIIGEFRAYKSGHGLNNQLLRAVLADQEAWEWTTFEEEVGSPVAFAEPNMVLA
- the ftsZ gene encoding cell division protein FtsZ; amino-acid sequence: MFEPMMEMSDDAVIKVVGVGGGGGNAVEHMVRESIEGVEFISVNTDAQALRKTSVGNVIQIGGDITKGLGAGANPQVGREAALEDRDRIKDSLTGADMVFIAAGMGGGTGTGAAPVIAEVAKELGILTVAVVTKPFSFEGKKRLAFAEQGIDELSKHVDSLITIPNEKLLKVLGRGVTLLEAFASANDVLKNAVQGIAELITRPGMINVDFADVRTVMSEMGHAMMGSGIAKGEDRAEEAAEMAISSPLLEDIDLAGARGVLVNITAGLDMRLDEFETVGNTVKAFASDNATVVIGTSLDPDMTDEIRVTVVATGIGNEKKPDITLVAGGKAKVAPTAAPQVQQQIVAPQAEEKPAQTLQSTPMQEKAQVTPQSTNTVSSSVPASQTSAAPKQEKESGYLDIPAFLRRQAD
- the ftsA gene encoding cell division protein FtsA: MTKVADDNIIVGLDIGTATVSALVGEILPDGQINIIGSGSSPSRGMDKGGVNDLESVVKSVQRAIDQAELMAECQISRVFISLSGKHIASRIEKGMGTISDEEVSQEDMDRAIHTAKSIKIGDEQRILHVIPQEFTIDYQEGIKNPLGLSGVRMEVSVHLISCHNDMARNIIKAVERCGLKVEQLVFSGLAASNAVITEDERELGVCVVDIGAGTMDVSIWTGGALRHTEVFSYAGNAVTSDIAFAFGTPVSDAEEIKVKYGCALSELVSKDDTVNVPSVGGRPSRSLQRQTLSEVIEPRYSELMGLVNQTIDSVQAKLREEGIKHHLAAGVVLTGGAAQIEGVVECAERVFRNQVRVGKPLEVSGLTDYVKEPYHSTAVGLLHYARDMQSSDDSDYNEPKRSSSSVTGFIGKLRNWIKNEF
- a CDS encoding cell division protein FtsQ/DivIB, coding for MLNVALNEERPKSDHNRGRQEKLLGAVFFVIVVTLISSVLYSAISWMWDDQRLPLSKIVLQGKLEYVTADDVQSAFGNIDHIGTFMSQDIDVLQQSVEALPWVAHAAIRKQWPDTVKVFLTEHHPEAIWNGIELLDGNGFVFEGDVGLLKEEKVKLYGPKETGPEVLQTYRELRPKFQKLGLAISSLVLNERRAWQIILDNGIRLELGKESLDERIERFILLYNKLGSDTQRISYIDLRYDTGAAVGWFPEHELEQESTDD